The region ACGTCGTGGACGTCGACGAGCTCGCGGGCGATGGACCGGCCGACGGCGCCCGCGCCGGCAATGGCGACTCTCACTGAACTGCTCCTCGCGTCCGCGCCACGTCTCAGGCCTCCGGTTCCTCGCTGGGCGGCAGCGCCGCGATCGCCAGCGCCTCGGCGATGTGCCCGGAGATGGCCGCCAGGTAAACCTGGTCGCCGGCCTGGATGACCGTCCTCGCGTCGGGCAGCAGTCCGGCGCCGAACCGGATCATGAACGACACCCGCCCCGACGTGGCACTCTCCAGCTCGGTGAGCCGGCGGCCCACCCAGTCCTCGTGCAGGGCCAGTTCGGCGACGCCGACATTGCCGGTCGGGTCGCGCCACTTCGTGGTCTCGGTTTCGCGGGTGAGCACGTTCAGCAGCCGGTCGGTGGTCCAGGGCACCGTCGCGACGGTGGGGATGCCGAGCCGTTCGTAGACGGCCGCGCGCTTGGCGTCGTAGATTCGCGCGACCACGCGCTGCACGCCGAACGTCTCCCGTGCCACCCGCGCGGAGATGATGTTGGAGTTGTCACCGGACGAGACGGCCGCGAACGCCGAGGCCTTCTCGATGCCGGCACGGATCAGCACGTCCCGGTCGAATCCCATGCCCAGCACCCGCTCGCCCGGGAACTCGGGGGAGAGCCGGTGAAACGCCGTGCCGTCGCGGTCGATCACAGCGACGTCGTGGCCGATCCTGGCCAGGCTGTCCGACAGGGATGCGCCCACCCGGCCGCATCCCATCACCACTACGCGCACTGACGGTCCTTCCCGGCCGGAGCCAGACGTGGCACTTTCTCGTACAGAACTGCTGCTCTATACCCCGCGCACTGAGGAACGCTACCGCTTTGCGGTGGCTTCTCGTCGGCGACGCCCTCGCAGGCTTACTCTTGGCACTCGTGTCCAAGCTTTCGACCGTCACACGACGACTGGTGCTGGGCCGGCCCTTCCGCAGCGACAAGCTGTCGCACACCCTGCTGCCCAAGCGGATAGCGCTGCCGGTCTTCGCCTCCGATGCGCTGTCTTCGGTGGCCTATGCGCCGGAGGAGATCTTCCTGGTGCTGTCGGTGGCCGGTCTGTCGGCCTATTCGCTGACGCCGTGGATCGGCCTGGCGGTGGCCGGCGTCATGCTCATCGTGATCGCCAGCTACCGGCAGAACGTGCACGCCTATCCCTCCGGTGGCGGCGACTACGAAGTGGTGACCACCAACCTCGGCCCGACGGCGGGTCTCACCGTCGCGAGCGCGCTGCTGGTCGACTACGTGCTCACGGTCGCGGTGTCGATGTCCTCGGCGATGTCGAACATCGGCTCGGCGGTGCCGTTCGTCGACCACCACAAGGTGTGGTTCGCGGTCGCGGCGATCCTGATCCTGGCGTCGCTGAACCTGCGCGGCATCCGCGAATCCGGGACGGCGTTCGCGATTCCGACCTACGCGTTCATGATCGGCATGTACATCATGCTGGGGTGGGGCTTCTTCCAGATCTATGTGCTGGGACACGAATTGCGGGCCGAGTCGGCCGGTTTCGAGATGCACGCCGAGCACAAAGGCATCCTCGGTTTCGCCCTGGTGTTCCTCATCGCCCGCGCGTTCTCGTCCGGCAGCGCTGCGCTGACCGGTGTGGAAGCGATCAGCAACGGCGTCCCGGCGTTCCAGAAGCCGAAGTCGCGCAACGCCGCCACCACGCTGCTGCTGCTCGGCGTGATCGCGATCTCGCTCTTCATGGGAATCATCATGCTGGCCAAGGCGACCGGGGCGCAGATCGCCGAGCGGCCGCATCAGCAGCTCATCGGCGCGCCCCCCGACTACCACCAGAAGACGCTGGTCGCCCAGCTGGCCGACGCGGTGTTCCACGACTTCCCGATCGGGCTGTACCTGATCGCCGGGGTCACCGCGCTGATCCTGGTGCTGGCCGCCAACACCGCGTTCAACGGCTTCCCCGTCCTCGGGTCGATCCTGGCCCAGGACCGTTATCTGCCGCGTCAGTTGCACACCCGCGGCGACCGGCTGGCGTTCTCCAACGGCATCCTGTTTCTGGCCTTCGGCGCCATCGCTTTCATCGTGGCGTTCCAGGCGCAGGTGACCGCGCTGATCCAGCTCTACATCGTCGGGGTGTTCGTGTCGTTCACACTGAGCCAGATCGGCATGGTGCGGCACTGGACCCGGCTGCTGCGCACCGAGACCGACGGCACCGCACGCGCCCGGATGATGCGGTCCCGGGTGATCAACACCATCGGCTTCCTGTGCACCGGCACCGTGCTGATCATCGTCGTCGTCACCAAGTTCCTCGTCGGCGCGTGGATCGCGATCCTGGCGATGGCGGCGCTGTTCTTCATCATGAAGCTGATCCACCGGCACTACGCGTCGGTCAGCCGGGAACTCGAATTCCGCGCCGCCGAAACCGAGGACATCGTGCTGCCCAGCCGCAACCACGCGATCGTGCTGGTGTCCAATGTGCACCTGCCCACATTGCGGGCGCTGGCCTACGCGCGGGCCACCCGGCCCGACGTCCTGGAGGCCATCACGGTCAGCGTCGACGACGCCGAGACCCGCGAGCTCGTGCACAAGTGGGAGAACACCGACATCAGCGTCCCGTTGAAGGTGATCGCCTCGCCGTACCGGGAGATCACCCGCCCGGTGCTCGACTACGTCAAGCGGGTCAGCCGCGAGTCGCCGCGCACCGTGGTCACCGTCTTCATCCCCGAATACGTCGTGGGCCACTGGTGGGAGCACGTGCTGCACAACCAGAGCGCGTTGCGGCTCAAGGGCAGGTTGCTGTTCGAGCCGAACGTGATGGTCACCTCGGTGCCGTGGCAGCTGTCGTCGTCCGAGCGGTTGAGGACGCTGCAGCCGCAGTCGGCGCCGGGTGACGCGCGCAAGGGATTCCTCGATTGAGCGGTGCATCGCAGGCCGAGCTGATCCTGACGACCACCGCAGCCGCCAACGGCGGCAGCTGTGTGGCGCGGCACGACGGCCGCGTGGTGTTCGTGCGGTACGCGCTGCCGGGGGAGACGGTCAGGGTGCGCGTCGTGGGCGACCGCGGGTCGTACTCCAACGCCGAGGTGATCGAGGTGCTCGAGCCGGCCGCCGAGCGGATCGCCTCGCTGTGCCCCATCGCCGGTGTCGACGGCGCGGGGTGCTGCGACCTGGCCTTCGCCGAACCCGCGGCGGCCCGGCGCATCAAGGGTGCTGTTGTGGCCAATCAGCTTGCGCGCCTTGGGAATTACGTCTGGCGTGACGAGTGCGACGCGATCGCCGACCCGGTGGGCGACGGCAGCCCGACCGGGTGGCGGACCCGGGTTCGGCTGGACACCTCGGCAGACGGCCGGGCGGGCTTTCACCGCTACCACAGTGCCGAACTGGTGCACCGGCTCGACTGTGCGCAACTGTCCGAGGGCATGCTCGACGGAGTCGCCGGCACGCGCTGGCCGCCGGACTGCGCCGTGCACGTGGCCGTCGACGACGAGGGTGAGCGGCACATCGTGCTGGCGGGCGCCCGCGGCGGCCGCAGGACCGAGGTCGCCGAGGGGGGATACGAAGCCGTCCAGCATGTCGGCGGACGGACCTGGCGGGTGCCGGTCACGGCGTTCTGGCAGGCACATCGCGACGCGCCGGCGCTGTACAGCAGGCTCGTCACGCAGTGGGCGCGGCTCGAGCCCGGCATGACGGCCTGGGATCTGTACGGCGGTGCGGGGCTTTTCGCCGCTGCGCTGGCCCTGCAGGTCGGCGACACCGGCCGGGTGCTCACCGTGGACACGTCGCGCGGCGCGTCCCGGTCGGCCCGCGCCGCGCTGGGCGACCTGGACTGGGTGTCGGTGCTGACGGACTCGGTGCGGCGCGCGCTGGCCGGTCAGCGACGGCGTGCCGACGTCGCGGTGCTGGACCCGCCGCGGACCGGGGCCGGCCGCGAGGTCGTCGATCTGCTCGCCGCCGCAGAGGTCCCGCGTATCGTGCACATCGGTTGTGAGGCGGCATCTTTCGCGCGTGACATCGGCCTGTACCGCAAGCACGGGTATGCCGTCGAAGAGCTGCGGGTGTTCGATTCGTTCCCGCTGACCCACCATGTCGAATGCGTGGCGGTGCTCACCCGATGATGAAGTAGCGCACCCACAGGTATACGGCGGACAGAACCACCGAGACCGCGGTGACCACGACGCCCTTCCGGGTGAACTCCCAGAACGAGATCTCGTAGCCGGCGCGGCGCGCGATGCCCAGCATCACCACGTTGGCGCTGGCCCCGACCGCGGTCAGGTTGCCGCCGAGATCGGCGCCCAGCGCCAGCGCCCACCACAGTGCGTTGGAGTGCGTGGGTTCTGACAGTCCGGCGGCCAGCTCGCTCACGATCGGCGTCATCGTCGCCACGTAGGGGATGTTGTCGATGATCCCCGACACCGGGGCCGAGACCCCGAGGACCAGCATCACCGCGGTGAGCGCGTCACCGCCGGTGGCCTCGACCGCCGTCTTCGCCAGGTCGGCGATCACGCCGGTCTTCACCAGCGCGCCGACCATCACGAACAGGCCG is a window of Mycolicibacterium chubuense NBB4 DNA encoding:
- a CDS encoding potassium channel family protein — encoded protein: MRVVVMGCGRVGASLSDSLARIGHDVAVIDRDGTAFHRLSPEFPGERVLGMGFDRDVLIRAGIEKASAFAAVSSGDNSNIISARVARETFGVQRVVARIYDAKRAAVYERLGIPTVATVPWTTDRLLNVLTRETETTKWRDPTGNVGVAELALHEDWVGRRLTELESATSGRVSFMIRFGAGLLPDARTVIQAGDQVYLAAISGHIAEALAIAALPPSEEPEA
- a CDS encoding class I SAM-dependent RNA methyltransferase — its product is MSGASQAELILTTTAAANGGSCVARHDGRVVFVRYALPGETVRVRVVGDRGSYSNAEVIEVLEPAAERIASLCPIAGVDGAGCCDLAFAEPAAARRIKGAVVANQLARLGNYVWRDECDAIADPVGDGSPTGWRTRVRLDTSADGRAGFHRYHSAELVHRLDCAQLSEGMLDGVAGTRWPPDCAVHVAVDDEGERHIVLAGARGGRRTEVAEGGYEAVQHVGGRTWRVPVTAFWQAHRDAPALYSRLVTQWARLEPGMTAWDLYGGAGLFAAALALQVGDTGRVLTVDTSRGASRSARAALGDLDWVSVLTDSVRRALAGQRRRADVAVLDPPRTGAGREVVDLLAAAEVPRIVHIGCEAASFARDIGLYRKHGYAVEELRVFDSFPLTHHVECVAVLTR
- a CDS encoding APC family permease, which translates into the protein MSKLSTVTRRLVLGRPFRSDKLSHTLLPKRIALPVFASDALSSVAYAPEEIFLVLSVAGLSAYSLTPWIGLAVAGVMLIVIASYRQNVHAYPSGGGDYEVVTTNLGPTAGLTVASALLVDYVLTVAVSMSSAMSNIGSAVPFVDHHKVWFAVAAILILASLNLRGIRESGTAFAIPTYAFMIGMYIMLGWGFFQIYVLGHELRAESAGFEMHAEHKGILGFALVFLIARAFSSGSAALTGVEAISNGVPAFQKPKSRNAATTLLLLGVIAISLFMGIIMLAKATGAQIAERPHQQLIGAPPDYHQKTLVAQLADAVFHDFPIGLYLIAGVTALILVLAANTAFNGFPVLGSILAQDRYLPRQLHTRGDRLAFSNGILFLAFGAIAFIVAFQAQVTALIQLYIVGVFVSFTLSQIGMVRHWTRLLRTETDGTARARMMRSRVINTIGFLCTGTVLIIVVVTKFLVGAWIAILAMAALFFIMKLIHRHYASVSRELEFRAAETEDIVLPSRNHAIVLVSNVHLPTLRALAYARATRPDVLEAITVSVDDAETRELVHKWENTDISVPLKVIASPYREITRPVLDYVKRVSRESPRTVVTVFIPEYVVGHWWEHVLHNQSALRLKGRLLFEPNVMVTSVPWQLSSSERLRTLQPQSAPGDARKGFLD